One Dioscorea cayenensis subsp. rotundata cultivar TDr96_F1 chromosome 19, TDr96_F1_v2_PseudoChromosome.rev07_lg8_w22 25.fasta, whole genome shotgun sequence genomic window, CCATGTCCTACGTCTCCTCCGGTGATCCATTCATCACCATAGACCTTGCTAAACTCCGTTCCATCACTGTCGACAAAGCTCACGGCACTGCATGGGCTCAAGCAGGTGCTACCGTAGGTGAGTTGTACTACACCATTGCTAAAAACAACAGTACAGTGGCCTTTCCTGCAGGTATCTGCACAACCCTCGGCCTCGGCGGGCACTTCACCGGTGGTGGGATTGGGACTCTCATGAGGATGTATGGAACTTCAGCTGATAACATAGTTGATGCTCTTATAGTGGACTCTAAAGGCAAACTTATGAATAGAAAAGCCATGGGAGAGGATCTCTTTTGGGCTATAAGAGGTGGAGGAGGTGCAAGCTTTGGGGTTGTTCTCTCATTCAAGATAAAGCTTGTCAGCGTTCCGAGCACAGTCACTGTTTTTAATGTGATCAAGAACTTGGGTGAGAATGCAACAGAGCTTGTGGAAAGGTGGCAGACAATTGCACCAAAGTTTGATGAGAAGCTGTTTATAAGAGTGGTTGCTCAGGCTGCGAATGGAGGTACAACCATTCAAGCTGTGTTCAATTCATTTTATCTTGGCAGGATAGAGGAGTTACTTCCGGTGATGAAGAAGAGTTTTCCAGAGTTAGGATTGAAGAGAGAGGATTGCACTGAGGTGAGTTGGTTAGAGTCTGTGCTTTTCTTTAATGGAGAATTAGGAAAGAGTGTGGATATTTTGCTAGACAGAGAACCACAGTCCAACGGTTCATTCAAAGCCAAATCAGACTTTGTGAAGAAGAGTATAAATAAGGAAGGGTTAGAGAAGATATGGGAGTTTCTTATGGAGGCTAAGGATGAACCTTTGACTCTGATATTTGATCCATTTGGAGGGAAGATGTATGAGATATTAGAGTCAGATATTGCTTTTCCTCATAGAAAAGGGAACTTGTATAATATTCAATACTTCATGAGATGGTCTGAGACTGCTTCTGCTGTTAGTGAGAAGCATCTTGAATGGATGAGAAAGATGTATGAGTTTATGGCACCTTATGTTTCTAGTCAACCAAGAACTgcttattataattataaggaTATTGATCTTGGTGTAGCACATGGAAGCTATTTGGAAGATGAAGTTTGGG contains:
- the LOC120283860 gene encoding berberine bridge enzyme-like 23 produces the protein MANLNLLLLFILSISASMILLASSSTTTRSSKFLQCFINKTNSTKNIYTPNTSSYTNVLLSSVQNTRFITSNTTTKPSFIITAATFSDVQASITCSRLAGLRVRVRSGGHDYEAMSYVSSGDPFITIDLAKLRSITVDKAHGTAWAQAGATVGELYYTIAKNNSTVAFPAGICTTLGLGGHFTGGGIGTLMRMYGTSADNIVDALIVDSKGKLMNRKAMGEDLFWAIRGGGGASFGVVLSFKIKLVSVPSTVTVFNVIKNLGENATELVERWQTIAPKFDEKLFIRVVAQAANGGTTIQAVFNSFYLGRIEELLPVMKKSFPELGLKREDCTEVSWLESVLFFNGELGKSVDILLDREPQSNGSFKAKSDFVKKSINKEGLEKIWEFLMEAKDEPLTLIFDPFGGKMYEILESDIAFPHRKGNLYNIQYFMRWSETASAVSEKHLEWMRKMYEFMAPYVSSQPRTAYYNYKDIDLGVAHGSYLEDEVWGVKYFKDNFKRLALVKGKVDPDNFFRNEQSIPPLVLAKH